The DNA region CATCCATATCCCAAAGAACGGCTCTGAGCGGGGAAACGGCGGCTGGCGATTGCATGGTTTCAGTCTACGGTGACACCCTGAACGCCCGCTGCGCGGTACGCCCTTGGCGAATATCCGCCGTCCTCACGCCACCAGCCCGCCGCATCATTGACTTTTGGACGCTTCAATCGATGCGTCATGGAGGTTCTTGGACGTAGGGTGAAGGGATGAATAGCTTCGATGGAGACACCACCGAACCGGGTGCCGCGCCCGAACCGACTGACGCGCCCGAGCCGGAGCGGTTCCTGCAGCCAGTGGCCGAAGGAGAGCGCGTCACTGTGATGCTGGCCGCCTTTGAGGGCTGGAACGACGCCGGCGAGGCTGCCAGCGATTCGCTGCGCTACCTCAACAAGCTCTGGGGCGGCAAGAAGGTCGCGTCCATCGACGCAGACGAGTACTACGACTTCCAGTTCACACGTCCCACGGTGCAGCGGAACGCGGCGGGCGAACGCAAAATCAAGTGGCCTTCCACACGGATCTACAAGGCGAGTGCGCCCAATTCCAATGTGGATGTCATCTTTGTGCAGGGCACGGAACCGTCCTATAAGTGGCGCGCCTACACCGCGGAGCTGCTGGTCCACGCGGAAGCGCTGAGGGTGGACTACGTGGTGCTGGTCGGTGCGCTGCTGGCCGATGTCCCGCACAGCCGGCCGATCCCGGTCAGCACGTCCTCGGACGACGGCCCGCTCCGGGAGCGTCTGAACCTGGAAGCGTCGCAGTATGAGGGACCGGTGGGCATTGTGGGCGTCCTGTCCGAGGTGTCGCTGCTCGCCGGCATTCCCACCGTCTCTTTGTGGGCCGCCGTTCCGCACTACGTGGCCCAGGCGCCGTCGCCCAAGGCGCAGCTGGCCCTGTTGCACCGGATCGAGGAATTGCTGCAGGTTCCGCTGGACACGCACGAACTGGCGGAAGAGGCAGACGCCTGGGAACGCGGGGTGGATGAGCTTGCCACCGAGGACCCGGAAATCGCTGCATACGTGCGGCAGCTCGAAGAGGCGAAAGACACAGCCGACCTTCCGGAAGCCAGCGGAGAATCCATCGCCCGCGAGTTTGAGCGCTACCTCAAACGCCGGGGCCAGGACAGGCCCTGAGCGGAGAACCGTGAGGCCCGGCGGCTGGGGTGTCGCGGTTCGGCTCAGACTTCGATGCCCAGGAGGGCGTTGATTGCGTCGCTGACCAGAGCCTGGTCCTCCCGGCAACCCGCTCCGGCTGCTGCATTTGCCGCCTCCGCCCAGCGGTCCACGGCGTGAACCGCTGCAGGGGCGTTCAAATCGGCGGACAGGGCTTTGCGCATTTCTGCAATGAGGCCGGCCGCGGATCCCTCCGGCGCGCTGGCCACAGCACGTCGCCAGGCGTCCAACCGTTCCTTCGCCTGGGTGAAACCGGGATCGGTCCAGGACCAGTCCGAACGGTAGTG from Arthrobacter pascens includes:
- a CDS encoding PAC2 family protein, coding for MNSFDGDTTEPGAAPEPTDAPEPERFLQPVAEGERVTVMLAAFEGWNDAGEAASDSLRYLNKLWGGKKVASIDADEYYDFQFTRPTVQRNAAGERKIKWPSTRIYKASAPNSNVDVIFVQGTEPSYKWRAYTAELLVHAEALRVDYVVLVGALLADVPHSRPIPVSTSSDDGPLRERLNLEASQYEGPVGIVGVLSEVSLLAGIPTVSLWAAVPHYVAQAPSPKAQLALLHRIEELLQVPLDTHELAEEADAWERGVDELATEDPEIAAYVRQLEEAKDTADLPEASGESIAREFERYLKRRGQDRP